A stretch of Pseudolysobacter antarcticus DNA encodes these proteins:
- a CDS encoding sigma-54-dependent transcriptional regulator — translation MTRPRILIADDQRDVREALRLLFKAEGIDAACVDGPPAALEAIRKQRFDAALIDLNYTRDTTSGGEGLELLRELKKLDADLPVVVMTAWGTINVAVEAMRFGAGDFIEKPWDNQRLMSVLRNQLALAVSRGETAKLKRENEILRADSSEDFIAESAAMRNVLSQLDRVAPTDANVLILGENGTGKGVIAQRLHAGSKRAQQMLVKVNMGGIPDSVFEAEMFGHVRGAFTDAKTDRVGRFELADGGTLFLDEIANIPLAQQPKLLRVLEDGELERVGSSRTLKVDVRLISATNADLATDVARGAFRKDLLFRLNTVELRLPPLREREADIALLAAAFCRQYAKRYQRDDVRLAPSALRALAAYAWPGNVRELSHVIERAVLMQDGAVIDDAALNLQPAAGHALAGADSIASSASLRVDGAEEQLVREALQRTAGNIQRAATLLGLSRPALYRRMEKYGIE, via the coding sequence ATGACCCGCCCGCGCATCCTCATCGCCGACGACCAGCGCGATGTACGCGAGGCGTTGCGGCTGTTGTTCAAGGCCGAAGGCATCGATGCGGCGTGCGTCGATGGTCCGCCGGCGGCGCTCGAAGCGATCCGCAAACAGCGTTTTGATGCGGCGCTGATCGACCTCAACTACACCCGCGATACCACCTCGGGCGGCGAAGGTCTGGAACTGTTGCGCGAGCTGAAAAAACTCGACGCGGATTTGCCGGTGGTGGTGATGACGGCATGGGGCACGATCAATGTCGCGGTCGAAGCAATGCGTTTTGGCGCCGGCGATTTCATCGAAAAACCATGGGACAACCAGCGCCTCATGAGCGTGCTGCGCAATCAGCTCGCACTCGCCGTTTCGCGCGGCGAAACCGCCAAGCTGAAACGCGAAAATGAAATCTTGCGCGCCGATTCGTCGGAGGATTTCATCGCCGAATCGGCGGCGATGCGCAATGTGCTGAGCCAGCTCGATCGTGTTGCGCCGACCGATGCAAATGTGTTGATTCTCGGCGAGAACGGCACCGGCAAGGGCGTGATCGCGCAGCGCCTGCACGCGGGTTCGAAACGTGCACAGCAGATGCTGGTCAAGGTCAACATGGGCGGCATTCCCGACAGCGTGTTCGAGGCCGAAATGTTCGGCCATGTGCGCGGCGCGTTCACCGATGCGAAGACCGATCGTGTCGGTCGTTTCGAGCTCGCCGACGGTGGCACCTTGTTCCTCGACGAGATCGCCAATATCCCGCTCGCGCAGCAACCGAAGCTGCTGCGTGTGCTCGAGGATGGCGAGCTCGAAAGAGTTGGCTCATCGCGCACGTTGAAAGTGGACGTGCGTCTGATTTCGGCGACGAATGCCGATCTCGCCACCGATGTTGCGCGTGGCGCGTTCCGCAAGGATCTGCTGTTTCGTCTCAACACGGTCGAGCTGCGCTTGCCTCCGCTGCGCGAGCGCGAGGCGGATATCGCGCTGCTCGCCGCAGCGTTCTGCCGACAGTATGCAAAACGCTATCAGCGCGATGACGTGCGTCTTGCACCGTCGGCGTTGCGCGCGTTGGCGGCTTATGCGTGGCCGGGCAATGTGCGTGAACTGTCGCATGTGATCGAGCGCGCCGTGTTGATGCAGGACGGCGCTGTGATCGATGATGCCGCGCTGAATCTGCAACCCGCTGCCGGCCACGCATTGGCGGGCGCGGACAGCATCGCATCGAGTGCATCGTTGCGCGTCGATGGTGCGGAAGAGCAACTCGTGCGCGAGGCGCTGCAGCGCACCGCCGGTAATATCCAGCGCGCCGCGACCTTGCTCGGCTTGAGCCGTCCGGCGCTGTATCGGCGCATGGAAAAATACGGGATCGAATAG
- a CDS encoding type II toxin-antitoxin system VapC family toxin encodes MSYLLDTCVLSEYTQLVPDPKVLAWIDSIAETRLYVSALSLGEIRQGAAHIANTKKSARLMEWLELQLLPRFEHRVLSVDTEIALVWGELRGSLLRKGKPASLFDSLIAATAKVHGFSVVTRNVRDFKNFEVGIINPWS; translated from the coding sequence GTGAGTTATTTGCTCGACACCTGCGTGCTTTCCGAATACACGCAACTGGTCCCCGACCCCAAGGTTCTTGCGTGGATCGACAGTATTGCCGAAACCCGGTTATACGTCAGCGCGCTCAGTCTCGGTGAAATTCGACAGGGCGCCGCACATATAGCCAACACCAAAAAATCCGCGCGCCTGATGGAATGGCTGGAGTTGCAACTGCTGCCGCGCTTTGAACATCGCGTGTTGTCCGTTGACACCGAAATCGCCTTGGTATGGGGAGAATTGCGTGGCTCCTTGCTACGCAAGGGCAAACCCGCCTCCTTGTTTGATTCGTTGATTGCGGCTACTGCAAAAGTTCACGGATTCAGCGTCGTTACGCGTAATGTGCGTGACTTCAAAAACTTCGAGGTCGGCATCATCAACCCATGGTCATGA